The following coding sequences lie in one Corynebacterium anserum genomic window:
- a CDS encoding ABC transporter ATP-binding protein, whose amino-acid sequence MTQANTSTKSSRHGAEILCLEKVVRRFGNNVAVNELSFSLHAGEVLALLGPNGAGKTTTVEMCEGFSSPDEGTVRVFGMDPVAKADAVRERIGVMLQGGGAYPGVRVGEMLELVASYSTDPLDTQWLLETVGLASHKKTPYRRLSGGQQQRLSLACALVNRPELVFLDEPTAGLDAQSRMVVWDLVRSLRRDGVAVVLTTHLMDEAEALADNVVIIDKGRVVAQGSPEQLTSMRVIGGDSAEGNAGGMVTIHYDGDLAAEELAAQLRQTGVGKEAVSVSETKAQHLAIKTKEVTPEFIATLTQLLADKSILLRSLDVNKQTLEDVFLNITGREIRS is encoded by the coding sequence GTGACCCAAGCAAATACCTCGACCAAGAGTTCACGACACGGCGCGGAGATCTTGTGTCTCGAGAAAGTGGTGCGCCGTTTCGGTAACAATGTGGCAGTCAATGAACTGAGTTTTTCTCTCCATGCTGGGGAAGTGCTCGCTCTCCTAGGGCCGAATGGCGCAGGAAAGACCACCACAGTGGAAATGTGCGAGGGATTCTCCTCCCCCGATGAAGGCACAGTACGTGTCTTCGGCATGGATCCCGTAGCCAAAGCAGATGCCGTACGCGAACGCATCGGTGTGATGCTGCAGGGCGGCGGTGCGTACCCTGGTGTGCGCGTTGGTGAGATGTTGGAATTGGTTGCCAGCTACTCCACGGATCCCCTGGATACCCAATGGTTGTTGGAGACGGTAGGCCTGGCGTCGCATAAAAAAACACCGTATCGGCGTCTATCCGGAGGCCAACAACAACGGCTTTCCCTTGCCTGCGCGTTGGTCAATCGCCCCGAACTGGTCTTTTTAGACGAACCCACCGCGGGGCTTGATGCTCAGTCGCGCATGGTGGTCTGGGATCTGGTGCGTTCGCTACGCCGAGATGGAGTAGCAGTGGTATTAACCACTCACCTCATGGATGAAGCAGAAGCTCTCGCAGACAACGTGGTGATTATCGACAAGGGGCGAGTAGTAGCGCAGGGTTCCCCCGAACAACTCACCTCCATGCGAGTCATAGGCGGTGACTCCGCCGAGGGAAACGCAGGAGGGATGGTGACGATCCATTATGACGGGGACCTGGCAGCCGAAGAATTAGCTGCCCAACTCCGGCAAACCGGGGTGGGAAAGGAGGCTGTATCTGTCAGTGAAACCAAAGCTCAGCATTTGGCTATTAAAACTAAAGAAGTGACTCCTGAGTTCATTGCAACTCTCACACAGTTGCTCGCGGACAAGAGCATTTTGTTGCGAAGCCTCGACGTGAATAAACAAACTCTCGAGGATGTGTTCCTCAACATCACAGGACGGGAGATCCGCTCATGA
- the mptB gene encoding polyprenol phosphomannose-dependent alpha 1,6 mannosyltransferase MptB, translated as MHKDLPTSPVHRLSGVFGTLASQLPHIGVAGSRSASLHNEGRDVLHHPEQTRLSPLDPAHRLRLRLAMFLGTVGAFMIAIGGLGAGAYPVLHNPFWQLPFVSTLSRMLHASTVMVFLGIGILVIGWLLMARFCVSLRRRRVHLVPVSILWRTFVAWVIPLYVTAPLFTQDIYSYLAQGSIAARGWDPYAAGPVDLLEPDNPLVRSVPLMWSHSPAPYGPTALGYGAVISSLTHDSFVAGILLHRLVSIIGLALAGWALVRLSRRCGVPSQTAMWLGVLNPLALLHLVGGIHNEAAMLGLLLAGLELVLRGVDQVERPIQSCWILLILGLCLITAAGLVKVTALMALGFAAVAIARWFGGTITDLIKAGLISASVAVIVALVLSLGTGVGLGWITSQGGATEIVSWMSFSTVLGLASAFLGMNLGLGDHQRVALTVFRSLGVLVGIAWVVRMLWASFKGRIHPVGGLGLAMFLMVVFFPVVQPWYLLWAIFPLAAWANRDPFIFIAVAYSTLFSFAVLPRGLGLPPATVVYIYVMFVVIFAVVLLAGYFFVRAHPYLADAIKTGTPLDREALRRHKKSQ; from the coding sequence ATGCACAAGGATCTGCCCACCTCCCCCGTCCACCGTCTGAGTGGCGTTTTTGGAACGTTGGCGTCCCAGTTGCCACATATTGGTGTTGCGGGTTCGCGCTCTGCATCATTGCACAACGAGGGGCGAGACGTTCTCCACCATCCAGAGCAAACGCGCCTGAGTCCTCTTGACCCCGCGCACCGCCTTCGTCTGCGGTTAGCAATGTTTTTAGGCACCGTCGGCGCATTTATGATTGCCATTGGTGGGCTAGGCGCTGGGGCTTACCCAGTGCTACATAATCCATTTTGGCAACTACCATTCGTGAGCACTCTTTCACGGATGCTCCATGCATCCACTGTGATGGTGTTCCTCGGCATCGGCATACTTGTTATCGGCTGGCTACTCATGGCCAGATTTTGCGTCAGTTTACGGCGACGGCGCGTCCACCTTGTTCCGGTGAGCATCTTGTGGAGAACTTTCGTTGCCTGGGTCATCCCTCTGTATGTGACCGCTCCATTGTTCACCCAGGACATTTATTCTTACTTGGCGCAAGGATCCATTGCTGCTCGAGGCTGGGATCCCTATGCAGCTGGCCCCGTCGACTTATTGGAACCGGATAACCCACTCGTTCGCTCTGTTCCATTGATGTGGAGTCACTCCCCCGCCCCCTACGGCCCCACTGCTTTGGGTTACGGTGCCGTGATCTCATCGCTGACGCATGACAGTTTTGTTGCCGGTATTTTGCTACATCGCCTCGTATCGATTATTGGCCTTGCCCTCGCGGGTTGGGCTCTGGTCCGACTCTCCCGACGCTGTGGCGTGCCCTCTCAAACTGCCATGTGGCTTGGCGTATTGAACCCACTAGCTCTACTGCATTTGGTGGGCGGTATACACAACGAAGCCGCTATGTTGGGATTACTTCTGGCCGGATTGGAACTAGTGTTGCGCGGAGTGGACCAGGTGGAACGCCCAATTCAGAGCTGCTGGATCCTCCTCATCCTGGGGCTATGTCTCATCACCGCTGCCGGTTTGGTGAAGGTCACTGCACTAATGGCACTGGGATTTGCTGCGGTAGCTATCGCCCGTTGGTTTGGTGGAACCATCACGGATCTCATCAAAGCTGGTCTGATCTCTGCCTCGGTGGCGGTTATTGTAGCCCTTGTGCTGTCACTAGGTACAGGCGTGGGGCTCGGCTGGATCACATCCCAGGGCGGAGCAACGGAGATCGTGAGCTGGATGTCATTTTCCACAGTCCTGGGACTCGCCTCAGCATTCCTTGGCATGAATTTAGGACTGGGTGATCATCAAAGAGTTGCGCTGACAGTCTTTCGTAGTCTTGGTGTTCTCGTTGGTATCGCGTGGGTAGTCCGTATGTTGTGGGCCTCGTTCAAAGGCCGGATCCATCCCGTGGGTGGTCTTGGCTTGGCAATGTTCCTCATGGTGGTCTTCTTCCCTGTAGTCCAGCCCTGGTACCTCTTATGGGCAATCTTCCCGCTGGCGGCTTGGGCAAACCGTGACCCATTCATTTTCATCGCGGTGGCATATTCCACGTTATTCAGCTTCGCAGTCCTTCCTAGGGGGCTAGGTCTACCCCCGGCGACTGTGGTCTATATCTACGTCATGTTTGTCGTAATTTTTGCCGTTGTACTCCTGGCCGGCTATTTCTTTGTGCGTGCACACCCTTATCTGGCGGACGCGATAAAAACAGGTACGCCTCTTGACAGAGAAGCATTGCGTCGTCATAAGAAATCACAATGA
- a CDS encoding helix-turn-helix transcriptional regulator — protein sequence MSIEVSDHDTRHRILLHVLRHGPVSATDISEEFGLSAAGVRRHLDNIVADGYAEIMSVPRSGQRGRPAKMFRLTDAGRSLFGHDYDTLALLALRALRQAGGEAAVENFAAERIHDLLSDVEETDNKNKSIATTDATSTGNDEDVIAKARAIADALSDRGYAATVGNAAGGVQICRHHCPIQDVAQEFPELCAAEHRVVAELLGQHTQPLATIADGNGICTTHIPLTTIHPSPKKES from the coding sequence GTGTCCATTGAGGTGAGCGATCACGATACTCGGCACCGCATCTTGCTCCATGTTCTGCGTCATGGACCGGTGAGTGCCACGGACATTAGCGAGGAATTTGGCCTCAGCGCAGCTGGCGTGCGTCGCCACCTCGACAACATTGTTGCGGACGGCTACGCCGAAATCATGAGCGTTCCACGATCCGGCCAACGTGGTAGGCCGGCGAAGATGTTCCGATTGACCGACGCCGGCCGTTCGCTATTTGGACATGATTACGACACCCTGGCATTGCTTGCACTTCGCGCCCTGCGCCAGGCTGGTGGTGAAGCGGCTGTGGAAAACTTCGCTGCCGAACGCATTCATGACCTGCTCAGCGATGTTGAGGAAACCGATAATAAGAACAAGAGCATCGCCACTACCGACGCGACTTCCACGGGTAATGATGAAGATGTGATCGCAAAGGCAAGGGCGATCGCGGACGCACTATCGGACCGGGGTTATGCTGCGACGGTTGGAAATGCTGCAGGTGGTGTTCAGATTTGTCGGCACCACTGCCCAATCCAGGATGTCGCGCAAGAGTTCCCTGAACTGTGCGCGGCGGAACACCGGGTGGTCGCGGAATTGCTTGGGCAACACACCCAGCCACTGGCGACTATCGCCGACGGTAACGGCATTTGCACCACCCACATTCCGCTGACAACTATTCACCCTTCCCCCAAGAAGGAAAGTTAG
- a CDS encoding heme o synthase, producing the protein MKKSEARGSVNKFADTVKAYIALTKPRVIELLLVATIPAMLQAERGEVNFGLIILTLIGGWMGAASANTFNMIADHDIDQKMRRTRRRPLAKDSVSLQNAKIFAWSLMVISFLWLWLLAKSLLAALFILLTIWFYIFVYTKWLKRRTWQNVIWGGAAGCMPVVVGWAVITDNNGGAFHAGWGSWAQAIILFMVIFFWTPPHTWALGMRYREDYEAAGVPMMPVVKPPLEVTRQILLYTWATVITSLFLVPAAGWIYSVIAVAAGLWFIVMAHRLHQGVKHGTPVKPMQLFFLSNNYLSILFVALSVDAVLGWNTIAELLGV; encoded by the coding sequence TTGAAGAAAAGTGAGGCGAGAGGCTCGGTGAACAAGTTCGCTGACACAGTCAAGGCATATATTGCCCTGACAAAGCCTAGGGTCATCGAATTACTCCTAGTCGCGACAATTCCTGCGATGCTCCAGGCAGAGCGTGGGGAAGTCAATTTCGGTCTCATCATTCTCACGCTGATCGGTGGATGGATGGGCGCCGCGTCCGCCAACACTTTTAATATGATTGCCGATCACGACATTGACCAGAAGATGCGTCGTACGCGGCGGCGACCTTTGGCCAAGGACTCTGTCTCTCTACAGAATGCGAAAATTTTCGCGTGGTCGTTGATGGTGATCAGCTTCCTGTGGCTGTGGCTATTGGCTAAATCGTTGCTTGCAGCGCTGTTCATCCTTTTGACCATTTGGTTCTACATTTTCGTCTATACAAAGTGGCTTAAGCGCCGTACGTGGCAGAACGTGATTTGGGGTGGGGCGGCCGGCTGCATGCCTGTGGTCGTTGGCTGGGCCGTCATCACAGATAACAACGGCGGGGCTTTTCACGCCGGATGGGGCTCGTGGGCTCAGGCGATCATACTGTTCATGGTCATCTTCTTCTGGACTCCTCCGCACACCTGGGCTTTAGGCATGCGTTACCGCGAGGATTATGAAGCGGCTGGTGTTCCGATGATGCCGGTGGTCAAACCGCCGTTAGAGGTTACTCGCCAAATTCTGCTGTACACGTGGGCGACAGTCATCACCTCTCTTTTCCTCGTTCCCGCAGCTGGATGGATTTATTCCGTCATTGCTGTGGCTGCTGGGCTCTGGTTCATCGTCATGGCGCACCGCCTACATCAGGGCGTCAAACATGGAACTCCGGTCAAGCCAATGCAGCTGTTTTTCCTATCGAACAACTACTTATCTATCCTGTTCGTTGCGCTGTCTGTCGACGCGGTCCTCGGCTGGAACACCATCGCCGAGCTGCTTGGTGTTTAA
- a CDS encoding ABC transporter permease, protein MRTPSNQRFNDGLFIPRPQRASAGRILKAQAKMESILFLRHGEQQLLSLVIPLAMLIGLSLLPGLIEGRNVNVVYPMALAIALMGAGFTGQAIAVAFDRRYGALKRIGASGVPTWALIGGKVCAVGSVVAVQILILSAVAVVLGWHPSLAGIPAAIAIGVLGVSTFTSFGLFLGGRFSSEMVLALANTVWFILLGAAVFSVMGAGLSDTTRTSMMLIPSVALTQGFSDALNHGQCDWFAVIALIAWSLIGTAAAFKFFRFTMDSD, encoded by the coding sequence ATGAGGACCCCTTCAAATCAACGGTTCAATGACGGTCTATTCATACCTCGGCCGCAACGTGCCTCCGCCGGCAGGATTCTCAAAGCTCAGGCAAAGATGGAGTCCATTCTTTTCCTTCGACACGGAGAACAGCAGCTTCTGTCACTCGTTATCCCGCTCGCTATGCTGATCGGCTTATCGCTGCTTCCTGGTCTGATCGAAGGAAGAAACGTCAACGTGGTCTACCCCATGGCTCTAGCTATCGCTCTCATGGGCGCAGGATTTACAGGGCAGGCCATTGCCGTGGCATTTGACCGGCGATATGGAGCTCTTAAACGCATAGGCGCCTCCGGTGTTCCGACGTGGGCACTAATCGGCGGAAAAGTCTGTGCCGTGGGGAGCGTGGTTGCCGTACAGATTCTGATTCTCAGTGCTGTGGCGGTGGTGCTTGGGTGGCATCCTTCTCTTGCAGGTATCCCGGCGGCCATTGCGATCGGTGTCCTCGGCGTGTCTACTTTTACGAGTTTCGGCCTATTTTTGGGAGGGCGTTTCAGCTCGGAAATGGTGTTGGCCCTGGCCAATACGGTGTGGTTTATTTTGCTGGGTGCTGCTGTGTTTTCCGTCATGGGGGCTGGACTCAGCGACACCACGCGGACGAGCATGATGCTCATTCCCTCCGTAGCGCTGACACAGGGGTTTTCCGATGCTCTCAACCACGGCCAATGCGATTGGTTTGCAGTAATCGCGTTGATTGCTTGGTCCCTCATCGGGACGGCCGCAGCCTTTAAATTCTTCCGCTTCACCATGGACAGCGATTAG
- a CDS encoding COX15/CtaA family protein: MRSRVKKEQNPLAKVMVAFYAWVHKMDAHYGFPRPVRIPSIRTQRLFAIILLICQTGITFTGSLVRVTGSGLGCDTWPECHPGSFVPTSGAAPWIHQAIEFGNRLLTFVLIAAALVTFIALVRAGRRTLLLHMAFLQGIGIIVQAVIGGVTVRLDLAWWMVAAHFMPSMILVFFAAVLVIRVAEPDDGQRVYQMPKPLRYLATGMSFALFVVLTSGTLVTSAGPHAGDEAILPEHRLQIELITIANLHAHAMYLYLGMTIGLIAALFAINKNRVLKQTSLWLCGAIVFQAVIGIIQFRMGVPIWTVPVHVLGSGITCLITGVLWAQRQRLLGGDAAHTGSPAADATVVNNVDYSVTH; this comes from the coding sequence ATGCGATCGCGCGTGAAAAAAGAACAAAACCCGCTGGCAAAAGTGATGGTTGCCTTTTACGCCTGGGTGCATAAGATGGACGCTCACTACGGCTTCCCCCGTCCGGTGCGTATACCGTCAATCCGTACCCAGCGATTGTTCGCCATCATCCTCCTGATCTGCCAAACCGGCATTACCTTTACCGGATCCCTTGTGCGTGTTACTGGTTCAGGCCTGGGATGCGATACGTGGCCAGAATGCCATCCTGGTTCCTTTGTCCCGACCTCGGGCGCTGCCCCATGGATTCACCAGGCCATCGAGTTCGGCAACCGGCTTCTCACCTTCGTCCTGATCGCAGCAGCCCTCGTGACTTTCATCGCGCTAGTGCGCGCGGGGCGACGCACGCTTTTGCTTCACATGGCCTTTCTTCAGGGAATTGGCATCATCGTTCAGGCTGTGATCGGCGGCGTCACCGTGCGTTTGGATCTCGCGTGGTGGATGGTTGCGGCTCATTTCATGCCCTCGATGATTTTGGTCTTTTTTGCAGCAGTATTGGTGATCCGTGTTGCTGAGCCAGACGATGGGCAGCGCGTATACCAGATGCCTAAGCCGTTGCGTTATCTCGCGACCGGCATGTCTTTTGCGTTGTTTGTGGTCCTCACTAGCGGTACGTTAGTCACTTCAGCTGGCCCTCACGCCGGGGATGAAGCCATCCTTCCAGAGCACCGTCTCCAGATTGAACTTATTACTATCGCTAATTTGCATGCGCATGCTATGTATCTTTATTTGGGCATGACGATCGGTCTCATTGCCGCGTTGTTTGCTATCAATAAAAACCGTGTGCTCAAGCAGACATCACTGTGGTTGTGCGGCGCAATTGTCTTCCAGGCTGTTATCGGTATTATCCAGTTCCGGATGGGCGTTCCGATTTGGACCGTTCCAGTTCACGTTCTGGGTTCAGGCATTACCTGCCTGATTACCGGCGTGCTGTGGGCACAGCGGCAGCGTTTATTGGGAGGAGATGCAGCCCATACTGGTTCCCCAGCCGCAGACGCCACCGTAGTGAATAATGTGGACTACTCCGTGACCCATTAG
- the sufB gene encoding Fe-S cluster assembly protein SufB — MTQAAQQPQTDEEIINSIGAYGYGWHDSDVAGASARRGLNEEVVRDISAKKNEPEWMLQRRLKALEIFEKKPLPTWGADLSGIDFDQIKYFVRSTEKQAQTWEDLPEDIKNTYDKLGIPEAERQRLVAGVAAQYESEVVYHQIREDLESQGVIFVDTDTGLRDYPELFEEYFGSVIPAGDNKFSALNTAVWSGGSFIYVPKGVHVDIPLQAYFRINTENMGQFERTLIIVDEDAYVHYVEGCTAPIYKTDSLHSAVVEIIVKKGGRCRYTTIQNWSNNVYNLVTKRTKCEEAATMEWVDGNIGSKVTMKYPAVWMTGPYAKGEVLSVAFAGEGQFQDTGAKMVHMAPHTSSNIVSKSVARSGGRAAYRGLVQINKDAHHSASNVECDALLVDSVSRSDTYPYNDIRNDHVTLGHEATVSQVSEDQLFYLMSRGIEEDEAMAMIVRGFVEPIAKELPMEYALELNRLIELQMEGSVG; from the coding sequence ATGACTCAAGCTGCACAGCAACCACAGACCGATGAAGAGATCATCAACTCCATCGGCGCATATGGCTACGGTTGGCACGATTCGGACGTAGCAGGAGCTTCTGCACGTCGCGGCCTCAATGAAGAAGTCGTTCGTGACATCTCTGCCAAGAAAAATGAGCCGGAGTGGATGCTACAGCGCCGTCTTAAGGCGCTAGAAATCTTCGAAAAGAAACCACTTCCTACGTGGGGAGCGGATTTGTCTGGCATCGATTTCGACCAGATCAAGTACTTCGTGCGCTCCACGGAGAAGCAGGCTCAGACCTGGGAAGATCTACCAGAAGACATCAAGAACACCTACGACAAGCTGGGTATCCCCGAAGCTGAGCGCCAGCGCCTCGTTGCAGGTGTAGCTGCCCAATACGAGTCAGAGGTGGTTTATCACCAGATTCGTGAGGATTTGGAAAGCCAGGGTGTCATTTTCGTCGATACGGACACTGGACTACGGGACTATCCAGAGCTTTTTGAGGAGTACTTCGGCTCCGTGATCCCTGCGGGCGACAACAAATTCTCCGCGCTAAATACCGCTGTGTGGTCGGGTGGCTCCTTCATCTACGTTCCCAAGGGTGTTCACGTTGACATCCCTCTCCAGGCCTACTTCCGTATTAACACTGAAAATATGGGTCAGTTCGAACGAACCCTGATCATTGTTGATGAGGATGCCTACGTTCACTACGTCGAGGGTTGCACGGCACCTATCTACAAGACCGATTCTCTCCACTCCGCGGTAGTTGAGATCATCGTGAAGAAGGGTGGCCGCTGCCGTTACACCACCATCCAAAACTGGTCGAATAACGTCTATAACCTCGTCACGAAGCGCACCAAGTGTGAAGAGGCTGCCACAATGGAATGGGTCGATGGCAACATTGGTTCCAAGGTGACGATGAAGTACCCGGCTGTGTGGATGACCGGCCCGTACGCAAAGGGCGAAGTTCTTTCTGTTGCGTTTGCAGGCGAGGGACAATTCCAGGACACCGGAGCGAAGATGGTACACATGGCTCCGCACACTTCATCGAACATTGTTTCTAAGTCGGTAGCTCGTTCTGGCGGCCGCGCTGCATACCGTGGCCTGGTTCAGATCAACAAGGATGCCCACCACTCTGCATCCAACGTCGAGTGTGATGCGCTCCTCGTAGATTCCGTGTCGCGGTCTGACACATACCCGTACAACGACATCCGCAACGACCACGTCACCCTTGGACATGAGGCGACAGTCTCGCAGGTGTCTGAGGATCAGCTGTTCTATCTGATGTCCCGCGGTATCGAAGAAGATGAAGCGATGGCGATGATCGTCCGCGGCTTCGTAGAACCGATCGCCAAGGAACTTCCGATGGAGTACGCACTTGAGCTGAACCGACTGATCGAACTGCAGATGGAAGGATCGGTGGGCTAA
- the tkt gene encoding transketolase — protein sequence MTLSPEQTALTVRNYPADWSESDTRAVDLARVLAADSVENCGSGHPGTAMSLAPLAYTLYQKVMRHDPHDPQWVGRDRFVLSAGHSSLTQYIQLYLGGFGLEIEDLKALRTWGSKTPGHPEVHHTDGVEITTGPLGQGLASAVGMAMAARRERALFDPQAPAGESPFDHYIYVIASDGDMQEGVTGEACSIAGTQQLGNLIVFWDDNGISIEDDTTIAFTEDVVARYEAYGWQTLEVTAEDVEGILDAVARAQAETLRPTFIRVRSVIAYPAPNAMNTGASHGAALGKEEITAIKQELDFPDTPFPVEDEVVAHARQLIKRGADAHAEWNKSFEAWAAAHPENKQLFDRLFARELPADFDAQLPSWEEGESVATRKASEAALQALGATLPELWGGSADLAGSTNTIIKGSPSFGPESISTKMWSAEPGGRNVHFGIREHGMVAILNGIALHGPTRPYGATFLQFADYARGAVRLGALMKSDVYHVWTHDSIGLGEDGPTHQPVEHLAALRAIPDLAVIRPADANETAVAWAEALKAPEGPKALILTRQNVPVLPGTKEKAAKGVARGAYVLRESSAEKPDVIVLATGSEVHIALEAAETLEQEGIATRVVSVPCMEWFMEQDSEYIESVLPADVTARVSVEAAIAMPWYRFTGLKGRNVSLEHYGASADFTTLFKKFGITAEAVVAAAKDSLHER from the coding sequence GTGACTCTCTCCCCTGAGCAAACAGCCCTGACTGTTCGGAACTATCCAGCCGACTGGTCTGAGTCCGATACGCGTGCTGTTGATCTGGCTCGTGTGCTCGCTGCCGATTCCGTCGAGAACTGCGGTTCTGGTCACCCGGGTACAGCCATGAGTCTCGCGCCACTGGCCTACACCCTGTACCAAAAGGTCATGCGTCACGATCCTCACGATCCTCAGTGGGTTGGCCGCGATCGTTTCGTCCTGTCAGCTGGCCACTCCTCCCTGACGCAGTATATTCAGCTATATCTCGGCGGTTTCGGTCTCGAGATTGAGGATCTCAAAGCATTGCGTACCTGGGGTTCGAAAACCCCGGGCCACCCGGAGGTACACCATACAGATGGTGTTGAAATTACTACCGGCCCCCTGGGACAAGGGTTGGCGTCTGCAGTTGGTATGGCCATGGCGGCTCGTCGAGAGCGCGCCCTCTTTGACCCTCAGGCTCCCGCGGGCGAATCGCCTTTCGATCATTACATCTACGTGATTGCTTCTGACGGCGACATGCAAGAGGGCGTCACCGGTGAAGCGTGTTCTATTGCGGGGACACAACAACTGGGTAACCTCATCGTTTTCTGGGACGATAACGGTATCTCCATTGAAGATGACACGACCATCGCATTCACTGAAGATGTCGTAGCCCGTTATGAGGCCTATGGTTGGCAGACTCTTGAGGTCACGGCCGAAGATGTGGAAGGCATTCTGGACGCCGTGGCACGAGCACAGGCTGAGACCTTGCGCCCTACCTTCATCCGTGTTCGCTCCGTGATCGCCTACCCGGCTCCGAATGCGATGAACACTGGTGCATCACACGGTGCTGCTCTAGGCAAGGAAGAGATCACTGCTATCAAGCAAGAACTCGACTTCCCAGACACACCTTTCCCTGTTGAGGATGAGGTGGTGGCTCACGCTCGTCAACTGATTAAGCGCGGAGCTGATGCTCACGCCGAGTGGAATAAGAGCTTTGAAGCGTGGGCGGCTGCTCATCCTGAAAATAAGCAGCTCTTCGACCGTCTTTTCGCCCGGGAGTTGCCTGCGGACTTCGACGCGCAGTTGCCGAGCTGGGAGGAGGGTGAATCGGTTGCTACCCGTAAAGCATCAGAGGCAGCGCTGCAGGCGCTGGGTGCTACGCTGCCAGAACTATGGGGTGGCTCTGCCGATCTAGCCGGTTCCACGAACACCATTATCAAAGGTTCGCCCTCTTTCGGACCTGAGTCCATCTCCACCAAGATGTGGTCAGCTGAACCAGGTGGGCGCAATGTGCACTTTGGTATCCGTGAACACGGCATGGTTGCGATTCTTAACGGTATCGCATTGCACGGACCCACGAGGCCTTATGGAGCCACATTCCTGCAGTTTGCAGATTATGCGCGCGGTGCTGTGCGCCTCGGAGCTTTGATGAAGTCCGATGTTTATCACGTATGGACCCATGACTCTATTGGCTTAGGTGAGGACGGGCCGACACATCAACCTGTTGAACACCTTGCTGCCCTGCGAGCCATCCCAGACTTGGCTGTCATCCGACCAGCGGACGCTAATGAAACCGCGGTTGCTTGGGCTGAAGCACTCAAAGCTCCTGAGGGACCGAAGGCTCTGATCTTGACTCGCCAGAATGTGCCGGTTCTTCCCGGGACAAAAGAAAAGGCTGCTAAGGGAGTCGCTCGCGGTGCTTACGTGCTACGCGAGTCCAGTGCTGAGAAGCCGGACGTTATTGTCTTGGCAACCGGTTCCGAGGTTCACATTGCCCTCGAAGCTGCTGAGACACTCGAGCAGGAAGGCATCGCAACCCGCGTTGTTTCTGTTCCTTGTATGGAGTGGTTCATGGAACAGGACTCCGAATACATTGAGTCTGTTCTGCCAGCGGATGTGACCGCACGTGTATCGGTAGAAGCTGCTATCGCCATGCCGTGGTACCGGTTCACCGGCCTCAAGGGCCGCAATGTTTCCCTCGAGCACTATGGCGCATCTGCAGACTTCACGACGCTCTTTAAGAAGTTCGGAATCACTGCAGAAGCAGTTGTCGCCGCTGCCAAAGACTCTTTGCACGAGCGTTAA